A genome region from Ctenopharyngodon idella isolate HZGC_01 chromosome 5, HZGC01, whole genome shotgun sequence includes the following:
- the LOC127512023 gene encoding uncharacterized protein LOC127512023, whose product MATRKYVRRSFQEKKRLLEKYDQLPPMSHSAAARLLNISGPLLSFWLRKRNIKTAKSKLPRTVFPSRKTPRVEAALWKWIDTCLGNGITVNDLMIRKKATQVAKEMGLYNFRASTEWLTRFKTREGVIRQMFDRKDALGEPKSCNTAAERFKEHKKDLTTRKTHRIEAALWRWIDYSRENGINVNESTIRSKAARLARTVGYPNFRANTDWFTRFKTREGVIRAMFHDRPEKLTSENKAAVPRMDFTSTKMQQIEGALWRWIDRSHENGITVNELMIRSEATRLARMMGFPDFRSSGDWFSRFKIRERVVRGMLLVDQPSENTPSDQTEDDSASENERVMQQSDEATSTNQSNYKSEALTDLDVPKLDPTVVTAELNGDLHTVTVPSLWQMKEAMKTLATGLLYRGFCDFKLLHQFEKEVDNVVRRSLTLGS is encoded by the coding sequence ATGGCCACGAGGAAATATGTCCGTAGGTCATTTCAGGAAAAAAAGCGTCTACTGGAGAAATACGATCAACTTCCTCCAATGTCCCATAGCGCTGCTGCACGTCTGCTAAACATCTCAGGACCTCTGCTTTCTTTCTGGCTCCGGAAAAGGAATATTAAAACTGCCAAGTCTAAACTTCCTAGGACTGTCTTTCCATCTCGCAAGACGCCTCGAGTAGAAGCTGCACTGTGGAAGTGGATCGATACTTGTCTTGGGAACGGTATTACAGTCAATGATTTAATGATTCGTAAAAAAGCGACTCAAGTGGCTAAAGAAATGGGTCTCTACAATTTCAGGGCGAGCACAGAGTGGTTGACACGCTTTAAAACCCGGGAGGGAGTAATACGACAGATGTTTGACCGAAAAGACGCGCTAGGAGAGCCCAAATCTTGCAATACAGCGGCGGAGCGGTTTAAAGAGCATAAGAAAGACCTCACAACTAGAAAGACGCATCGAATCGAAGCTGCACTGTGGCGGTGGATCGATTATTCCCGAGAGAACGGTATTAACGTAAATGAAtcaacgattcgttcaaaagcGGCTCGGTTGGCCAGGACGGTGGGATACCCTAACTTCAGGGCGAACACAGACTGGTTCACGCGCTTTAAAACCCGAGAGGGAGTAATACGAGCGATGTTCCATGATCGACCAGAAAAGCTTACATCTGAAAATAAGGCGGCGGTACCAAGGATGGATTTTACATCTACAAAGATGCAGCAAATTGAAGGCGCGCTTTGGAGATGGATCGATCGTTCTCATGAGAACGGCATTACAGtaaatgaattaatgattcGTTCAGAAGCGACTCGGTTGGCTAGGATGATGGGTTTCCCTGACTTCCGGTCAAGCGGAGACTGGTTCAGCCGCTTTAAAATCCGGGAAAGAGTCGTACGCGGGATGTTGCTGGTCGACCAGCCTTCAGAAAATACACCAAGTGACCAAACCGAGGACGACAGTGCGTCCGAAAACGAGCGTGTAATGCAACAATCTGATGAAGCCACATCTACGAACCAATCTAACTATAAGAGCGAAGCACTAACGGATCTGGACGTTCCAAAACTCGATCCAACAGTGGTCACAGCTGAGCTCAATGGCGATTTACACACTGTCACTGTACCCTCACTGTGGCAAATGAAGGAGGCTATGAAAACACTAGCAACCGGTTTACTGTACAGAGGATTCTGCGACTTTAAACTTCTTCATCAGTTTGAAAAAGAGGTTGATAATGTTGTAAGAAGATCTTTGACCCTAGGATCATAA
- the ccnh gene encoding cyclin-H, whose translation MYHNSSQKKFWTYDKEETLDKLRHEANQKFSSKSLSSGKPGINESMFLDAREEKVLFRHYEKRLLDFCAMFKPVMPKSVVGTACMYFRRFYLNNSLMDYHPRTIMLTCAYLSCKVDEFNVSSTQFVGNLQDSPAGQERALEQILEYELLLIQQLNFHLVVHNPYRPLEGFLIDLKTRYPLLENPEMLRKSAEDFLNRAVMTDAGLLFSPSQIALTAILNSAARAGLKIEAYLTECMGLKDDKETLSKMYESMRRITSLVKAYEFPKAEEVGTCKQKLERIHAEFATNLKRKHGYEDDDHVVKRQMVAEEEWTDEDLDAL comes from the exons ATGTATCACAACAGCTCACAGAAGAAATTTTGGACTTATGATAAAGAGGAAACTTTAGATAAATTAAGACATGAAGCTAATCAGAAGTTCTCCTCAAAATCCCTATCCAGTGGTAAG cCTGGAATAAATGAATCCATGTTTCTTGATGCACGGGAAGAGAAAGTGCTTTTCAGACACTATGAGAAGAGATTGTTAGACTTCTGTGCCATGTTCAAGCCTGTGATGCCCAAATCTGTTGTG gGAACAGCTTGTATGTATTTTCGAAGATTCTATTTGAACAACTCATTAATGGATTACCACCCTCGGACAATAAT GCTGACATGTGCGTATCTCTCCTGTAAAGTGGATGAGTTTAATGTGTCCAGCACTCAGTTTGTGGGGAACCTTCAGGACAGCCCAGCGGGACAGGAGAGAGCTCTAGAACAGATTCTGGAGTATGAGCTGCTCCTTATCCAGCAGCTCAATTTTCATTTGGTTGTTCACAATCCGTATCGGCCCTTGGAGGGTTTTCTGATTGACCTGAAG ACCAGATACCCATTGTTAGAGAACCCAGAGATGCTGAGAAAAAGTGCCGAAGACTTTCTCAACAGAGCAGTGATGACAGATGCCGGACTCCTCTTCTCTCCATCTCAGATCGCCCTCACCGCCATCCTCAACAGTGCTGCGCGTGCTGGCCTGAAGATTGAGGC ATATTTGACCGAATGCATGGGGCTTAAAGACGATAAAGAGACCCTCTCTAAGATGTATGAGTCAATGAGAC GAATAACAAGTCTTGTTAAAGCATACGAGTTTCCTAAAGCTGAGGAGGTTGGTACCTGCAAACAGAAACTGGAAAGGATTCATGCTGAATTTGCTACAAACTT GAAAAGAAAACATGGATATGAAGATGATGA